The following are from one region of the Candidatus Polarisedimenticolia bacterium genome:
- a CDS encoding thioesterase family protein, with translation MSRVHRKRIPIRWRDMDAYGHVNNAVFLNYLEEARDEMVRRLFARRDGEFDYVVARVAIDFRRPLRQEDGEVVASCRVERVGRSSIRTKETLVTRSGGLAAEAEAVLVSHDRTTGASRLLTKGEKAILAPRVRRRRSR, from the coding sequence GTGAGCCGGGTCCACCGGAAGCGCATCCCGATCCGCTGGCGCGACATGGACGCCTACGGCCACGTCAACAACGCCGTGTTCCTCAACTACCTCGAGGAGGCGCGCGACGAGATGGTCCGGCGGCTCTTCGCGCGGCGGGACGGGGAGTTCGACTATGTGGTGGCGCGCGTGGCGATCGACTTCCGGCGGCCGCTGCGCCAGGAGGACGGCGAGGTCGTCGCCAGCTGCCGGGTCGAGCGCGTCGGCCGGTCGAGCATCCGGACGAAGGAGACCCTCGTCACGCGAAGCGGCGGCCTGGCGGCCGAGGCGGAGGCGGTCCTGGTGTCCCATGACCGCACAACCGGCGCCTCGCGCCTCCTGACCAAGGGGGAGAAGGCGATCCTGGCCCCGCGAGTCCGGAGGCGCCGATCCCGCTGA
- a CDS encoding dipeptidase, which translates to MRRWLAGVGTLFAVLAIDTAVGGVRGAAARGAEGAAAAGNREAAARRLHARAIVVDTHVDAPYTLEKKWADVGERGATPHFDIPRALEGGLTAPFFAIYVPARFAETGGAAREALELIDLTRRVVSAHPREMVLAASVADIRAAKKAGRIAVLMGIEGGHAIEDSLGALRQFQGLGVRYMTLTHTNTNHWADSSGRFYLPDFNPAEYQVHHGLSEFGRQVVREMNRIGMLVDVSHVSDETIDDVLETSRAPVFASHSSCRVLSDIPRNLTDDQIRRIAKGGGVVMINIGSYFLDQKVVDQSKADRAAVMDSYLKIKKDLQADPKARDEAISKLFDALPKHRTSWTRAVDHIEHVIEVAGPQAVGLGSDFDGIEDPPEGLDDVSKLPALTAELLRRGHSEEVVRGVLGENFLRFFARAEEAARGLSTEAPGTARLETE; encoded by the coding sequence ATGAGACGCTGGCTCGCAGGCGTGGGAACCCTGTTCGCTGTCCTGGCAATCGACACCGCGGTCGGCGGCGTGCGGGGCGCCGCGGCTCGAGGCGCGGAAGGGGCCGCGGCGGCCGGCAACAGGGAAGCCGCTGCCCGGCGCCTGCACGCCCGCGCCATCGTGGTGGACACCCACGTGGACGCGCCGTACACGCTCGAGAAGAAGTGGGCCGATGTGGGCGAGCGCGGGGCGACGCCGCATTTCGACATCCCGCGGGCCCTGGAAGGGGGGCTCACGGCCCCGTTCTTCGCCATCTACGTCCCGGCGCGCTTCGCCGAGACGGGCGGGGCGGCGCGCGAGGCGCTCGAGCTCATCGACCTGACGCGGCGCGTGGTCTCAGCGCACCCGCGGGAGATGGTCCTGGCCGCTTCGGTCGCCGACATCCGCGCGGCCAAGAAGGCCGGCCGCATCGCCGTCCTGATGGGCATCGAAGGGGGGCACGCCATCGAGGACTCGCTCGGAGCGCTGCGCCAGTTCCAGGGGCTGGGCGTGCGCTACATGACTCTGACGCACACCAACACGAACCACTGGGCCGACTCCTCCGGGAGGTTCTACCTGCCCGACTTCAACCCGGCCGAGTATCAGGTCCACCACGGACTCAGCGAGTTCGGGCGGCAGGTGGTGCGCGAGATGAACCGGATCGGGATGCTGGTGGACGTCTCCCACGTGTCGGACGAGACGATCGACGACGTGCTCGAGACCTCGCGCGCCCCGGTGTTCGCCTCCCACTCCTCGTGCCGGGTCCTGAGCGACATCCCGCGCAACCTGACCGACGACCAGATCAGGAGGATCGCCAAAGGCGGGGGCGTCGTGATGATCAACATCGGGTCGTACTTCCTCGACCAGAAGGTGGTCGACCAGTCGAAGGCCGATCGCGCGGCGGTCATGGACTCCTACCTGAAGATCAAGAAGGACCTGCAGGCCGACCCGAAGGCGCGCGACGAGGCGATCAGCAAGCTGTTCGACGCCCTCCCGAAGCACCGGACGTCGTGGACGCGGGCCGTCGATCACATCGAGCACGTCATCGAGGTGGCCGGCCCGCAGGCCGTCGGCCTGGGCAGCGACTTCGACGGCATCGAGGACCCTCCCGAGGGGCTGGACGACGTCTCGAAGCTGCCGGCCCTCACCGCCGAGCTCCTGCGGCGCGGCCATTCGGAGGAGGTCGTCCGCGGCGTCCTGGGGGAGAACTTCCTGCGCTTCTTCGCGCGAGCCGAGGAGGCGGCACGCGGCCTGTCGACGGAGGCTCCCGGGACGGCGAGGCTGGAGACCGAGTGA